The following coding sequences are from one Capsicum annuum cultivar UCD-10X-F1 chromosome 3, UCD10Xv1.1, whole genome shotgun sequence window:
- the LOC124897031 gene encoding mediator of RNA polymerase II transcription subunit 32-like — MDAIVDSMEKAYQEFVTAAAIVLEKSEANGGKQVDGVDPSLGSFVRHLQLFKGTCDEAQEFVEYLKNSLECGKFPDNLSYSPEQVSDNDHSNSPIKADDDKTSKTCKYIKNLE, encoded by the coding sequence ATGGATGCCATAGTGGACTCAATGGAGAAGGCATATCAAGAATTTGTAACAGCAGCAGCCATTGTGTTAGAGAAAAGCGAAGCTAATGGTGGCAAACAAGTAGATGGTGTGGATCCATCTCTTGGAAGTTTCGTTCGACATTTGCAATTGTTCAAAGGTACTTGCGATGAAGCACAAGAGTTTGTTGAGTATTTGAAGAATAGTTTAGAATGTGGAAAATTTCCAGATAATTTGTCTTATTCTCCGGAACAGGTGTCAGATAATGATCATAGCAATTCACCTATTAAGGCCGACGATGACAAAACGTCGAAGACATGCAAGTACATCAAAAACTTAGAATAA